The region GCGACGCCGAGGACGACGGGGAGGCGTACCTCACCCGCCAGTACGGGGAGCGACTGAACGCGACCGTACTGCAGGCCGGCCACCACGGCAGTCGGTCGAGTACGAGTGACGCACTTCTCGACGAGAGTTCGCCGCGCGTCGTCGTCGTCTCCAGTGCGTACGACTCCCGATACGGTCACCCGCACAACGAGACGCTCGAGAGACTCGCCTCGCGGTCGGTTTCCACGTACTGGACGGCCACTCACGGCAACGTCGTCCTCGTGGAGGAGGGCGACGAACTCGTCGTGAAGACCCAGCAGAACGCGACGACGAACCCCCTCGAACTGCGCTCGGGGTCGCCGGTCGAACCCGGAACGGGTCCGAACGTCACGGAACGCAGTCGCCTCTCACTCGCGACTGCGGGCGATGGAAACGGGACGGCCACGGACACGGCGACGGAAACCGAGACCGCCACCGAGACGGCGACGGAGACGCCCGAACCGACGCCGACTCCGACGGCCACTCCCACGCCCTCGCCGTCGGAACCGGCCGAGATTTCGCTCGCCGAGGTCAACGCCGACGCGGCCGGAGACGAGAGCGAGAACCTCGACGACGAGTACGTCGTGTTCGAAAACACCGGCGACTCGGCGGCGGACCTCTCGGGATGGACGGTCGAAGACGGGGCGGGCCACACCTACGCGTTCCCGGACGGGTTCACCCTCGACGCGGGTGAGAGCGTCACCCTCCGAACCGGCGCCGGCGACGACACCGAAACCGACCTGTACTGGGGGTCCCAACGCCCCGTCTGGAACAACGGCGGCGACACCGTCACCGTGACCGACGCGTCGGGAACCGTCGTCGTAGAGGAGACGTACCCGTGACCGAGCGCATCTACACCGCCGTACTGGACCGCTTCGAAGAGGAGAACGCGGTGCTCCTCCTCGAACGGGAGGGCGAACTCGTCGACGAGACGGTCGTCCCGCGGGCGATGCTTCCCGCGGCGGGACGACACCAAGACGCCGTCTTCGGCGTCTACCTCGCCGACGAGGAGTCGATGGAGTTCAGCTACGACCCCGACCGGACGCGGGAGCGACGCGACGCGGCGCAGTCCCGATTCGACCGCCTCTCCCGGCGGTTGGGCGACGAGGAGTCGGACTCCGACGAGAAGTGATCGCCGTTCCTCGCTGGTTCTTAGCCTCGTTCCCCGTTCGACGGGGTATTTACTCGATTACGTATTACAGTAGTATTATGTAGACCGACGGTATACGACTCTTCGATGCCCGAGATAACCGTCTCAGAACCCCTGTACCGCCAACTCGTCTCCGCCTCCGACGGCGAGGACTTAGACGAGACGATGTGGAAGATGGTGGCTCGCTACAGTCGCGGTAACACGCCCGGCGACTGAGACGGCCCACTCCACGTCGGCGGTTCCCCCTCCCGTTTTCGACCCGTTCTCGGAGATTCCCACCGGGCGACAGTCTCCTCCCGTTCCCGAACAGTCGGTATCGGCGTAATTCACTATGTATAATATATATCAGGCGGTGAAGCCGAGACGCCGAATCTGACGACGTGGGTGACGTTCATCGGTGAGAGACGTGGTGGATGTACCATGGCAGTCACGCGTTCCGTAGCGACGCTCGTCGTCGTCCTCGCAGTGCTCACTGCGGGGTGCGCCGGCGACGGAGGAAGCGCGACGACGCCCGACGACGTGGTAGAGA is a window of Halopelagius longus DNA encoding:
- a CDS encoding lamin tail domain-containing protein, giving the protein MIQSRAVVTLVVVLSLVVAGGVGPGSVAATPEDAATATNGTDPDSTPSSSVAGGNGSLEIHFINVGQGASILVVSPSGETMLIDTGDWRDDGADVLQYLERENVSRIDHLVTTHADADHIGGHAAVIDRYETEKGGVGAVYDPGIAASSDTYQRYLNAVERHDVPLYEVAANDTIPFAGVNATVLAPPETPLADGDRNENSVVLSLRNDSESTGYLFPGDAEDDGEAYLTRQYGERLNATVLQAGHHGSRSSTSDALLDESSPRVVVVSSAYDSRYGHPHNETLERLASRSVSTYWTATHGNVVLVEEGDELVVKTQQNATTNPLELRSGSPVEPGTGPNVTERSRLSLATAGDGNGTATDTATETETATETATETPEPTPTPTATPTPSPSEPAEISLAEVNADAAGDESENLDDEYVVFENTGDSAADLSGWTVEDGAGHTYAFPDGFTLDAGESVTLRTGAGDDTETDLYWGSQRPVWNNGGDTVTVTDASGTVVVEETYP
- a CDS encoding DUF3006 domain-containing protein, whose protein sequence is MTERIYTAVLDRFEEENAVLLLEREGELVDETVVPRAMLPAAGRHQDAVFGVYLADEESMEFSYDPDRTRERRDAAQSRFDRLSRRLGDEESDSDEK